The proteins below come from a single Candidatus Melainabacteria bacterium RIFOXYA2_FULL_32_9 genomic window:
- a CDS encoding HNH endonuclease codes for MNKVLLLNASYEPLNLCSWRRALVLLLKGKAEKVEAYESLISENIYVPSVIRLRYYVVVPYKELPFNRKNIMHRDNYTCQYCGKVSSSLTIDHIIPKSKGGKSTWENVVAACARCNSLKADKTLEESGLRLRKNPGRPKNYIRFELTKQSKELFNKWEKYIAS; via the coding sequence GTGAATAAGGTTTTATTGCTGAATGCCTCATACGAACCGCTAAATCTCTGTAGTTGGCGGCGGGCTTTGGTCCTGTTGTTGAAGGGTAAAGCAGAAAAAGTTGAGGCTTATGAGTCCTTGATTAGTGAAAATATTTACGTTCCTTCAGTTATTAGGCTTCGTTATTATGTGGTAGTTCCTTATAAGGAACTACCTTTTAACAGGAAAAACATTATGCATAGGGATAATTATACTTGTCAATATTGTGGAAAAGTCTCCTCATCTTTGACTATAGATCATATAATTCCAAAATCAAAAGGTGGTAAAAGTACTTGGGAAAATGTAGTAGCTGCTTGTGCAAGGTGTAATTCTTTAAAAGCAGATAAAACTCTTGAAGAATCCGGATTGAGGTTACGAAAAAACCCTGGGCGACCCAAAAATTACATTAGATTTGAGCTAACAAAGCAGTCAAAAGAACTTTTTAATAAATGGGAAAAGTATATAGCTAGTTAA
- a CDS encoding 30S ribosomal protein S2, producing the protein MSVASMIELLEAGVHFGHQTRRWNPKMKKYIYGERNGIYIIDLQQTSQLLDEAYALVRDYAAKGKNIVFVGTKKQASEIVEEEAKRADAYYINRRWLGGTLTNFETIRSRINKLRELEEFKESGHFERLPKKEVSAMTRQLTKLSKSLGGIKTMRGMPDLIFIVDQKKELIAIQEANKIGIPIVGIVDTNCDPDAISYVIPGNDDAIRSIKLITGKMADAIIEGHQIRENAGREAVPEKTEEIKPEHAGVSAEELKDHAEEIREQSEQTPAEVQEEGNQEV; encoded by the coding sequence ATGTCCGTAGCTTCAATGATAGAACTTTTAGAGGCTGGTGTGCACTTCGGTCACCAAACCCGTCGCTGGAATCCAAAAATGAAAAAATATATTTATGGAGAAAGAAATGGTATTTATATTATCGATCTCCAACAAACCAGCCAATTGTTAGATGAAGCATATGCCCTCGTTAGAGATTATGCAGCTAAAGGCAAAAACATCGTATTTGTTGGTACAAAAAAACAAGCAAGCGAGATCGTGGAAGAAGAAGCCAAAAGAGCTGATGCATATTATATTAATAGACGTTGGTTAGGTGGAACTTTAACAAACTTTGAAACAATTAGATCTAGAATTAATAAACTTAGAGAATTAGAAGAATTCAAAGAAAGTGGACACTTCGAACGCTTACCTAAAAAAGAAGTATCTGCTATGACAAGACAACTTACTAAACTCAGTAAGTCTCTTGGTGGCATCAAAACTATGAGAGGAATGCCTGATCTAATCTTCATAGTTGATCAGAAAAAAGAACTTATAGCTATTCAAGAAGCTAATAAAATTGGTATTCCAATTGTTGGAATCGTAGATACCAATTGCGATCCAGATGCAATTAGCTATGTAATTCCTGGAAATGACGATGCTATCAGATCTATTAAATTAATCACCGGCAAAATGGCTGATGCAATTATAGAAGGTCATCAAATAAGAGAAAATGCAGGAAGAGAAGCTGTTCCTGAAAAAACAGAAGAAATCAAACCTGAACATGCAGGTGTTTCTGCTGAAGAGCTTAAAGATCATGCTGAAGAAATTCGTGAGCAATCAGAACAAACTCCAGCAGAAGTTCAAGAAGAAGGCAATCAAGAAGTATAG
- the tsf gene encoding elongation factor Ts (EF-Ts; functions during elongation stage of protein translation; forms a dimer; associates with EF-Tu-GDP complex and promotes exchange of GDP to GTP resulting in regeneration of the active form of EF-Tu), protein MSVSAEQVKELRDKTGAGFMDAKKALVENNGNMEKAAEYLRQKGIASAEKKMSRIAAEGLIGSYVHNGKIGVLVEVNCETDFVAKNDEFQQLVKDICLQIASSSPEYVSRDEIPQHTIEEEKRIESGKADLIGKPAEIIEKIVNGRVDKLMAERVLLEQTFVKDPSMTIEELIKSKIAKIGEKISIRRFTRYVLGEGLEKRKEDFAQEVMGQMKNA, encoded by the coding sequence ATGTCAGTTAGCGCAGAACAAGTAAAAGAATTAAGAGATAAAACTGGTGCCGGTTTTATGGATGCTAAAAAAGCACTAGTAGAAAATAACGGCAATATGGAAAAAGCTGCAGAATATCTTAGACAAAAAGGTATAGCTTCTGCAGAAAAGAAAATGAGCCGTATTGCAGCTGAAGGGCTTATTGGCTCTTACGTTCATAATGGTAAAATTGGTGTTTTAGTTGAAGTTAACTGCGAAACAGATTTCGTTGCTAAAAATGATGAATTTCAGCAATTGGTTAAAGATATTTGTCTGCAAATTGCCAGCTCATCTCCTGAATATGTTTCAAGAGATGAAATTCCTCAACATACCATCGAGGAAGAAAAAAGAATTGAATCAGGTAAAGCTGATCTTATCGGCAAGCCAGCTGAAATCATAGAAAAAATCGTTAACGGCAGAGTTGACAAATTAATGGCTGAAAGAGTTCTTCTCGAACAAACTTTCGTTAAAGATCCAAGCATGACCATAGAAGAGCTAATTAAATCCAAAATTGCTAAAATTGGCGAAAAAATCTCTATTAGAAGATTTACCAGATACGTTCTTGGAGAAGGTCTTGAAAAAAGAAAAGAAGACTTCGCGCAAGAAGTTATGGGACAAATGAAAAACGCTTAA